In Oryza sativa Japonica Group chromosome 3, ASM3414082v1, one DNA window encodes the following:
- the LOC4332315 gene encoding myosin-binding protein 3 isoform X2, translated as MAAAAAAASRFAAALFHRRTRRVTSALAYAVLEWTLIALLLINGLFSYAIARFAAYFGLRPPCLLCSRVDRLFEKATEEEDGARWLRSVLCGAHAAEISGLGYCLHHGRLADAGDMCEACLSSSKEESIKDAGEESATVCSCCYAVVKTSSRELPDKGQGQSEEKTTEEDRNQGYVPLAQEEHGEEEDQGYVILAQEEHDEENEEEHGEFQEEERQEEVDDKDEQEEKMAAVQDESLEVMAVGEEIELDGERLLSVAAIDEMTIADESGLHQACCEKEKEMDHIDGEHELRDLDIGVVLEEKRMLDSSAATADVAIEDDFVVPVPCAEPVTSPPDPHENIIPHDDELVIEDVAQIGDATAEEETVEEEEVETAEEEEIVVPEVIEEVSEDDNQLSSLVIWYASLIVFLSVTEAVPEDDNRSAEVDTNCEVSIGSEICEREQDDHVVPFHESAEFEEPTDPLAYPDEQPLPLESLHETDPTAQASETEQEEEATASQRLDQPPNEQNEVEDDKAPETPTYSVATQISDKKFLLERKRSLSLSLDGSVASEMELSEPSTVDQLKSALQAERKALSALYSELEEERSAAAIATNQTMAMINRLQEEKAAMQMEALQYQRMMEEQSEYDQEALQLLNELVTKREREKQELERELDMCRQKVLHYEDKERRRMASFKANGHSPNGNGTSVSSSGEDSDGHSDEYCELGESPDGSNLQSPSHAAFSPRTDQENKKHLVALDDSLTYFEMERLSILEELKTLEERLFTLEDDDINDTSAAVGRSSDEYELSADGLHSPGNGDITSDKAKFEGRNSICRGKSLLPLFDAAGDESSDQTPSARVGDVQVDNSTKPVSVLVKEQERLAIIEEVDHVYERLQALEADKEFLRHCIKSLKKGDRGMDLLQEILQHLRELRSVELHVKHAGDALAANSA; from the exons atggcggcggcggcggcggcggcgagcaggttCGCGGCGGCGCTGTTCCACAGGAGGACGCGGAGGGTCACGTCGGCGCTGGCGTACGCCGTCCTGGAGTGGACGCTCATCGCGCTGCTGCTGATCAACGGGCTCTTCTCCTACGCCATCGCCCGGTTCGCCGCCTACTTCGGGCTCAGGCCGCCGTGCCTCCTCTGCTCCCGCGTCGACCGCCTCTTCGAGaaggcgacggaggaggaggatggcgcgCGGTGGCTGCGGAGCGTCCTCTGCGGCGCCCACGCGGCGGAGATCTCCGGGCTCGGGTACTGCCTGCACCACGGTCggctcgccgacgccggcgacatGTGCGAGGCCTGCCTGTCTTCTTCCAAGGAGGAGAGCATAAAAGATGCAGGGGAGGAGAGCGCCACGGTGTGCTCTTGCTGCTACGCCGTTGTGAAAACCTCCTCGCGCGAGCTGCCGGATAAAGGACAAGGCCAATCGGAGGAGAAGACAACCGAAGAAGACAGAAACCAAGGGTATGTTCCATTGGCTCAAGAAGAGCACGGCGAAGAAGAAGACCAAGGATATGTTATTTTGGCTCAAGAGGAGCACGACGAGGAAAACGAAGAAGAGCATGGAGAATTTCAGGAGGAAGAGCGGCAAGAAGAGGTGGACGATAAAGACGAGCAAGAGGAGAAGATGGCCGCCGTCCAGGACGAGTCCTTGGAAGTCATGGCTGTCGGAGAAGAGatcgagctcgacggcgagcgCTTGCTGTCGGTGGCAGCCATCGATGAGATGACAATCGCCGACGAGTCAGGTTTGCATCAGGCGTGCTGTGAAAAGGAGAAAGAAATGGACCATATCGACGGCGAGCACGAGTTGAGAGATCTTGATATCGGAGTTGTTCTTGAGGAGAAGAGGATGTTGGATTCTTCGGCTGCAACGGCGGATGTCGCGATTGAGGACGACTTTGTTGTGCCCGTTCCTTGTGCAGAGCCTGTCACAAGCCCACCTGATCCTCATGAGAATATCATCCCCCACGATGATGAATTGGTTATTGAAGATGTTGCTCAAATTGGAGATGCCACTGCTGAAGAAGAAAcagttgaagaagaagaagttgagacagctgaagaagaagaaattgtTGTGCCCGAAG TCATTGAAGAAGTTTCTGAAGATGACAATCAATTGTCCAGTCTTGTCATCTGGTATGCCAGTCTCATCGTTTTCCTTTCAGTCACTGAAGCAGTTCCTGAAGATGACAACAGATCAGCAGAGGTGGACACTAACTGTGAGGTATCAATCGGAAGTGAGATATGCGAACGGGAGCAAGATGACCATGTCGTGCCGTTTCATGAATCAGCAGAGTTTGAGGAGCCAACTGATCCATTGGCGTACCCAGATGAGCAGCCACTGCCATTGGAAAGTCTCCATGAAACAGACCCAACTGCGCAAG CAAGTGAAACcgaacaggaggaggaggcgacggcgagccagAGATTAGACCAGCCACCAAACGAACAGAACGAGGTTGAAGACGACAAGGCACCTGAGACACCGACCTACAGCGTTGCCACACAAATCTCAGACAAAAAGTTTTTGCTTGAGAGGAAACGGTCACTATCCTTATCTTTGGACGGGAGTGTGGCAAGCGAGATGGAGTTGTCCGAGCCTTCCACCGTTGATCAGCTGAAATCGGCGCTGCAAGCGGAGCGAAAGGCACTCAGCGCATTGTACTCCGAGCTTGAGGAAGAGAGGAGCGCCGCTGCCATCGCGACCAACCAGACTATGGCAATGATCAACAGGTTGCAGGAAGAGAAGGCAGCAATGCAGATGGAGGCTCTGCAATACCAACGGATGATGGAGGAGCAGTCGGAGTACGACCAGGAGGCGCTGCAGTTGCTGAACGAGTTGGTcaccaagagggagagggagaagcaGGAACTGGAGAGGGAGCTGGATATGTGCAGGCAGAAGGTGCTACACTACGAGgacaaggagaggaggagaatggCAAGCTTCAAGGCTAACGGGCATAGCCCCAATGGTAATGGCACTTCTGTGTCATCCAGTGGTGAGGACAGTGACGGGCACTCCGATGAATACTGCGAACTAGGTGAGTCCCCGGATGGCAGCAATCTTCAGAGCCCGTCTCATGCTGCTTTTAGCCCCAGGACAGatcaagaaaacaagaaacatctgGTGGCTCTTGATGACTCCTTGACGTACTTTGAGATGGAAAGGCTATCTATCTTGGAAGAGCTCAAGACATTGGAGGAGAGGCTCTTCACATTGGAAGATGATGACATCAACGACACCAGTGCTGCTGTGGGCCGATCTTCAGATGAATATGAACTGTCGGCTGACGGTCTCCATTCTCCGGGAAATGGTGATATCACCAGTGACAAGGCAAAGTTTGAAGGTCGAAATTCTATTTGCAGGGGAAAGAGTCTTCTTCCTCTATTCGATGCAGCTGGAGATGAGAGCAGTGATCAGACACCATCTGCAAGGGTTGGGGATGTGCAAGTTGATAATTCGACAAAACCGGTTTCTGTGCTTGTAAAAGAACAGGAGAGGCTGGCAATAATAGAGGAGGTTGATCATGTATACGAGAGACTGCAAGCACTAGAGGCAGACAAGGAGTTCCTCAGGCACTGCATCAAGTCCCTGAAGAAAGGTGACAGGGGCATGGACCTTCTTCAAGAGATCTTGCAGCATCTTCGCGAACTCCGGAGCGTGGAACTTCATGTTAAGCATGCTGGTGATGCCCTTGCTGCAAATTCAGCATAG
- the LOC4332315 gene encoding myosin-binding protein 3 isoform X4: MAAAAAAASRFAAALFHRRTRRVTSALAYAVLEWTLIALLLINGLFSYAIARFAAYFGLRPPCLLCSRVDRLFEKATEEEDGARWLRSVLCGAHAAEISGLGYCLHHGRLADAGDMCEACLSSSKEESIKDAGEESATVCSCCYAVVKTSSRELPDKGQGQSEEKTTEEDRNQGYVPLAQEEHGEEEDQGYVILAQEEHDEENEEEHGEFQEEERQEEVDDKDEQEEKMAAVQDESLEVMAVGEEIELDGERLLSVAAIDEMTIADESGLHQACCEKEKEMDHIDGEHELRDLDIGVVLEEKRMLDSSAATADVAIEDDFVVPVPCAEPVTSPPDPHENIIPHDDELVIEDVAQIGDATAEEETVEEEEVETAEEEEIVVPEVTEAVPEDDNRSAEVDTNCEVSIGSEICEREQDDHVVPFHESAEFEEPTDPLAYPDEQPLPLESLHETDPTAQASETEQEEEATASQRLDQPPNEQNEVEDDKAPETPTYSVATQISDKKFLLERKRSLSLSLDGSVASEMELSEPSTVDQLKSALQAERKALSALYSELEEERSAAAIATNQTMAMINRLQEEKAAMQMEALQYQRMMEEQSEYDQEALQLLNELVTKREREKQELERELDMCRQKVLHYEDKERRRMASFKANGHSPNGNGTSVSSSGEDSDGHSDEYCELGESPDGSNLQSPSHAAFSPRTDQENKKHLVALDDSLTYFEMERLSILEELKTLEERLFTLEDDDINDTSAAVGRSSDEYELSADGLHSPGNGDITSDKAKFEGRNSICRGKSLLPLFDAAGDESSDQTPSARVGDVQVDNSTKPVSVLVKEQERLAIIEEVDHVYERLQALEADKEFLRHCIKSLKKGDRGMDLLQEILQHLRELRSVELHVKHAGDALAANSA, translated from the exons atggcggcggcggcggcggcggcgagcaggttCGCGGCGGCGCTGTTCCACAGGAGGACGCGGAGGGTCACGTCGGCGCTGGCGTACGCCGTCCTGGAGTGGACGCTCATCGCGCTGCTGCTGATCAACGGGCTCTTCTCCTACGCCATCGCCCGGTTCGCCGCCTACTTCGGGCTCAGGCCGCCGTGCCTCCTCTGCTCCCGCGTCGACCGCCTCTTCGAGaaggcgacggaggaggaggatggcgcgCGGTGGCTGCGGAGCGTCCTCTGCGGCGCCCACGCGGCGGAGATCTCCGGGCTCGGGTACTGCCTGCACCACGGTCggctcgccgacgccggcgacatGTGCGAGGCCTGCCTGTCTTCTTCCAAGGAGGAGAGCATAAAAGATGCAGGGGAGGAGAGCGCCACGGTGTGCTCTTGCTGCTACGCCGTTGTGAAAACCTCCTCGCGCGAGCTGCCGGATAAAGGACAAGGCCAATCGGAGGAGAAGACAACCGAAGAAGACAGAAACCAAGGGTATGTTCCATTGGCTCAAGAAGAGCACGGCGAAGAAGAAGACCAAGGATATGTTATTTTGGCTCAAGAGGAGCACGACGAGGAAAACGAAGAAGAGCATGGAGAATTTCAGGAGGAAGAGCGGCAAGAAGAGGTGGACGATAAAGACGAGCAAGAGGAGAAGATGGCCGCCGTCCAGGACGAGTCCTTGGAAGTCATGGCTGTCGGAGAAGAGatcgagctcgacggcgagcgCTTGCTGTCGGTGGCAGCCATCGATGAGATGACAATCGCCGACGAGTCAGGTTTGCATCAGGCGTGCTGTGAAAAGGAGAAAGAAATGGACCATATCGACGGCGAGCACGAGTTGAGAGATCTTGATATCGGAGTTGTTCTTGAGGAGAAGAGGATGTTGGATTCTTCGGCTGCAACGGCGGATGTCGCGATTGAGGACGACTTTGTTGTGCCCGTTCCTTGTGCAGAGCCTGTCACAAGCCCACCTGATCCTCATGAGAATATCATCCCCCACGATGATGAATTGGTTATTGAAGATGTTGCTCAAATTGGAGATGCCACTGCTGAAGAAGAAAcagttgaagaagaagaagttgagacagctgaagaagaagaaattgtTGTGCCCGAAG TCACTGAAGCAGTTCCTGAAGATGACAACAGATCAGCAGAGGTGGACACTAACTGTGAGGTATCAATCGGAAGTGAGATATGCGAACGGGAGCAAGATGACCATGTCGTGCCGTTTCATGAATCAGCAGAGTTTGAGGAGCCAACTGATCCATTGGCGTACCCAGATGAGCAGCCACTGCCATTGGAAAGTCTCCATGAAACAGACCCAACTGCGCAAG CAAGTGAAACcgaacaggaggaggaggcgacggcgagccagAGATTAGACCAGCCACCAAACGAACAGAACGAGGTTGAAGACGACAAGGCACCTGAGACACCGACCTACAGCGTTGCCACACAAATCTCAGACAAAAAGTTTTTGCTTGAGAGGAAACGGTCACTATCCTTATCTTTGGACGGGAGTGTGGCAAGCGAGATGGAGTTGTCCGAGCCTTCCACCGTTGATCAGCTGAAATCGGCGCTGCAAGCGGAGCGAAAGGCACTCAGCGCATTGTACTCCGAGCTTGAGGAAGAGAGGAGCGCCGCTGCCATCGCGACCAACCAGACTATGGCAATGATCAACAGGTTGCAGGAAGAGAAGGCAGCAATGCAGATGGAGGCTCTGCAATACCAACGGATGATGGAGGAGCAGTCGGAGTACGACCAGGAGGCGCTGCAGTTGCTGAACGAGTTGGTcaccaagagggagagggagaagcaGGAACTGGAGAGGGAGCTGGATATGTGCAGGCAGAAGGTGCTACACTACGAGgacaaggagaggaggagaatggCAAGCTTCAAGGCTAACGGGCATAGCCCCAATGGTAATGGCACTTCTGTGTCATCCAGTGGTGAGGACAGTGACGGGCACTCCGATGAATACTGCGAACTAGGTGAGTCCCCGGATGGCAGCAATCTTCAGAGCCCGTCTCATGCTGCTTTTAGCCCCAGGACAGatcaagaaaacaagaaacatctgGTGGCTCTTGATGACTCCTTGACGTACTTTGAGATGGAAAGGCTATCTATCTTGGAAGAGCTCAAGACATTGGAGGAGAGGCTCTTCACATTGGAAGATGATGACATCAACGACACCAGTGCTGCTGTGGGCCGATCTTCAGATGAATATGAACTGTCGGCTGACGGTCTCCATTCTCCGGGAAATGGTGATATCACCAGTGACAAGGCAAAGTTTGAAGGTCGAAATTCTATTTGCAGGGGAAAGAGTCTTCTTCCTCTATTCGATGCAGCTGGAGATGAGAGCAGTGATCAGACACCATCTGCAAGGGTTGGGGATGTGCAAGTTGATAATTCGACAAAACCGGTTTCTGTGCTTGTAAAAGAACAGGAGAGGCTGGCAATAATAGAGGAGGTTGATCATGTATACGAGAGACTGCAAGCACTAGAGGCAGACAAGGAGTTCCTCAGGCACTGCATCAAGTCCCTGAAGAAAGGTGACAGGGGCATGGACCTTCTTCAAGAGATCTTGCAGCATCTTCGCGAACTCCGGAGCGTGGAACTTCATGTTAAGCATGCTGGTGATGCCCTTGCTGCAAATTCAGCATAG
- the LOC4332315 gene encoding myosin-binding protein 3 isoform X1 produces MAAAAAAASRFAAALFHRRTRRVTSALAYAVLEWTLIALLLINGLFSYAIARFAAYFGLRPPCLLCSRVDRLFEKATEEEDGARWLRSVLCGAHAAEISGLGYCLHHGRLADAGDMCEACLSSSKEESIKDAGEESATVCSCCYAVVKTSSRELPDKGQGQSEEKTTEEDRNQGYVPLAQEEHGEEEDQGYVILAQEEHDEENEEEHGEFQEEERQEEVDDKDEQEEKMAAVQDESLEVMAVGEEIELDGERLLSVAAIDEMTIADESGLHQACCEKEKEMDHIDGEHELRDLDIGVVLEEKRMLDSSAATADVAIEDDFVVPVPCAEPVTSPPDPHENIIPHDDELVIEDVAQIGDATAEEETVEEEEVETAEEEEIVVPEVIEEVSEDDNQLSSLVIWYASLIVFLSVTEAVPEDDNRSAEVDTNCEVSIGSEICEREQDDHVVPFHESAEFEEPTDPLAYPDEQPLPLESLHETDPTAQEASETEQEEEATASQRLDQPPNEQNEVEDDKAPETPTYSVATQISDKKFLLERKRSLSLSLDGSVASEMELSEPSTVDQLKSALQAERKALSALYSELEEERSAAAIATNQTMAMINRLQEEKAAMQMEALQYQRMMEEQSEYDQEALQLLNELVTKREREKQELERELDMCRQKVLHYEDKERRRMASFKANGHSPNGNGTSVSSSGEDSDGHSDEYCELGESPDGSNLQSPSHAAFSPRTDQENKKHLVALDDSLTYFEMERLSILEELKTLEERLFTLEDDDINDTSAAVGRSSDEYELSADGLHSPGNGDITSDKAKFEGRNSICRGKSLLPLFDAAGDESSDQTPSARVGDVQVDNSTKPVSVLVKEQERLAIIEEVDHVYERLQALEADKEFLRHCIKSLKKGDRGMDLLQEILQHLRELRSVELHVKHAGDALAANSA; encoded by the exons atggcggcggcggcggcggcggcgagcaggttCGCGGCGGCGCTGTTCCACAGGAGGACGCGGAGGGTCACGTCGGCGCTGGCGTACGCCGTCCTGGAGTGGACGCTCATCGCGCTGCTGCTGATCAACGGGCTCTTCTCCTACGCCATCGCCCGGTTCGCCGCCTACTTCGGGCTCAGGCCGCCGTGCCTCCTCTGCTCCCGCGTCGACCGCCTCTTCGAGaaggcgacggaggaggaggatggcgcgCGGTGGCTGCGGAGCGTCCTCTGCGGCGCCCACGCGGCGGAGATCTCCGGGCTCGGGTACTGCCTGCACCACGGTCggctcgccgacgccggcgacatGTGCGAGGCCTGCCTGTCTTCTTCCAAGGAGGAGAGCATAAAAGATGCAGGGGAGGAGAGCGCCACGGTGTGCTCTTGCTGCTACGCCGTTGTGAAAACCTCCTCGCGCGAGCTGCCGGATAAAGGACAAGGCCAATCGGAGGAGAAGACAACCGAAGAAGACAGAAACCAAGGGTATGTTCCATTGGCTCAAGAAGAGCACGGCGAAGAAGAAGACCAAGGATATGTTATTTTGGCTCAAGAGGAGCACGACGAGGAAAACGAAGAAGAGCATGGAGAATTTCAGGAGGAAGAGCGGCAAGAAGAGGTGGACGATAAAGACGAGCAAGAGGAGAAGATGGCCGCCGTCCAGGACGAGTCCTTGGAAGTCATGGCTGTCGGAGAAGAGatcgagctcgacggcgagcgCTTGCTGTCGGTGGCAGCCATCGATGAGATGACAATCGCCGACGAGTCAGGTTTGCATCAGGCGTGCTGTGAAAAGGAGAAAGAAATGGACCATATCGACGGCGAGCACGAGTTGAGAGATCTTGATATCGGAGTTGTTCTTGAGGAGAAGAGGATGTTGGATTCTTCGGCTGCAACGGCGGATGTCGCGATTGAGGACGACTTTGTTGTGCCCGTTCCTTGTGCAGAGCCTGTCACAAGCCCACCTGATCCTCATGAGAATATCATCCCCCACGATGATGAATTGGTTATTGAAGATGTTGCTCAAATTGGAGATGCCACTGCTGAAGAAGAAAcagttgaagaagaagaagttgagacagctgaagaagaagaaattgtTGTGCCCGAAG TCATTGAAGAAGTTTCTGAAGATGACAATCAATTGTCCAGTCTTGTCATCTGGTATGCCAGTCTCATCGTTTTCCTTTCAGTCACTGAAGCAGTTCCTGAAGATGACAACAGATCAGCAGAGGTGGACACTAACTGTGAGGTATCAATCGGAAGTGAGATATGCGAACGGGAGCAAGATGACCATGTCGTGCCGTTTCATGAATCAGCAGAGTTTGAGGAGCCAACTGATCCATTGGCGTACCCAGATGAGCAGCCACTGCCATTGGAAAGTCTCCATGAAACAGACCCAACTGCGCAAG AAGCAAGTGAAACcgaacaggaggaggaggcgacggcgagccagAGATTAGACCAGCCACCAAACGAACAGAACGAGGTTGAAGACGACAAGGCACCTGAGACACCGACCTACAGCGTTGCCACACAAATCTCAGACAAAAAGTTTTTGCTTGAGAGGAAACGGTCACTATCCTTATCTTTGGACGGGAGTGTGGCAAGCGAGATGGAGTTGTCCGAGCCTTCCACCGTTGATCAGCTGAAATCGGCGCTGCAAGCGGAGCGAAAGGCACTCAGCGCATTGTACTCCGAGCTTGAGGAAGAGAGGAGCGCCGCTGCCATCGCGACCAACCAGACTATGGCAATGATCAACAGGTTGCAGGAAGAGAAGGCAGCAATGCAGATGGAGGCTCTGCAATACCAACGGATGATGGAGGAGCAGTCGGAGTACGACCAGGAGGCGCTGCAGTTGCTGAACGAGTTGGTcaccaagagggagagggagaagcaGGAACTGGAGAGGGAGCTGGATATGTGCAGGCAGAAGGTGCTACACTACGAGgacaaggagaggaggagaatggCAAGCTTCAAGGCTAACGGGCATAGCCCCAATGGTAATGGCACTTCTGTGTCATCCAGTGGTGAGGACAGTGACGGGCACTCCGATGAATACTGCGAACTAGGTGAGTCCCCGGATGGCAGCAATCTTCAGAGCCCGTCTCATGCTGCTTTTAGCCCCAGGACAGatcaagaaaacaagaaacatctgGTGGCTCTTGATGACTCCTTGACGTACTTTGAGATGGAAAGGCTATCTATCTTGGAAGAGCTCAAGACATTGGAGGAGAGGCTCTTCACATTGGAAGATGATGACATCAACGACACCAGTGCTGCTGTGGGCCGATCTTCAGATGAATATGAACTGTCGGCTGACGGTCTCCATTCTCCGGGAAATGGTGATATCACCAGTGACAAGGCAAAGTTTGAAGGTCGAAATTCTATTTGCAGGGGAAAGAGTCTTCTTCCTCTATTCGATGCAGCTGGAGATGAGAGCAGTGATCAGACACCATCTGCAAGGGTTGGGGATGTGCAAGTTGATAATTCGACAAAACCGGTTTCTGTGCTTGTAAAAGAACAGGAGAGGCTGGCAATAATAGAGGAGGTTGATCATGTATACGAGAGACTGCAAGCACTAGAGGCAGACAAGGAGTTCCTCAGGCACTGCATCAAGTCCCTGAAGAAAGGTGACAGGGGCATGGACCTTCTTCAAGAGATCTTGCAGCATCTTCGCGAACTCCGGAGCGTGGAACTTCATGTTAAGCATGCTGGTGATGCCCTTGCTGCAAATTCAGCATAG
- the LOC4332315 gene encoding myosin-binding protein 3 isoform X3: MAAAAAAASRFAAALFHRRTRRVTSALAYAVLEWTLIALLLINGLFSYAIARFAAYFGLRPPCLLCSRVDRLFEKATEEEDGARWLRSVLCGAHAAEISGLGYCLHHGRLADAGDMCEACLSSSKEESIKDAGEESATVCSCCYAVVKTSSRELPDKGQGQSEEKTTEEDRNQGYVPLAQEEHGEEEDQGYVILAQEEHDEENEEEHGEFQEEERQEEVDDKDEQEEKMAAVQDESLEVMAVGEEIELDGERLLSVAAIDEMTIADESGLHQACCEKEKEMDHIDGEHELRDLDIGVVLEEKRMLDSSAATADVAIEDDFVVPVPCAEPVTSPPDPHENIIPHDDELVIEDVAQIGDATAEEETVEEEEVETAEEEEIVVPEVTEAVPEDDNRSAEVDTNCEVSIGSEICEREQDDHVVPFHESAEFEEPTDPLAYPDEQPLPLESLHETDPTAQEASETEQEEEATASQRLDQPPNEQNEVEDDKAPETPTYSVATQISDKKFLLERKRSLSLSLDGSVASEMELSEPSTVDQLKSALQAERKALSALYSELEEERSAAAIATNQTMAMINRLQEEKAAMQMEALQYQRMMEEQSEYDQEALQLLNELVTKREREKQELERELDMCRQKVLHYEDKERRRMASFKANGHSPNGNGTSVSSSGEDSDGHSDEYCELGESPDGSNLQSPSHAAFSPRTDQENKKHLVALDDSLTYFEMERLSILEELKTLEERLFTLEDDDINDTSAAVGRSSDEYELSADGLHSPGNGDITSDKAKFEGRNSICRGKSLLPLFDAAGDESSDQTPSARVGDVQVDNSTKPVSVLVKEQERLAIIEEVDHVYERLQALEADKEFLRHCIKSLKKGDRGMDLLQEILQHLRELRSVELHVKHAGDALAANSA, translated from the exons atggcggcggcggcggcggcggcgagcaggttCGCGGCGGCGCTGTTCCACAGGAGGACGCGGAGGGTCACGTCGGCGCTGGCGTACGCCGTCCTGGAGTGGACGCTCATCGCGCTGCTGCTGATCAACGGGCTCTTCTCCTACGCCATCGCCCGGTTCGCCGCCTACTTCGGGCTCAGGCCGCCGTGCCTCCTCTGCTCCCGCGTCGACCGCCTCTTCGAGaaggcgacggaggaggaggatggcgcgCGGTGGCTGCGGAGCGTCCTCTGCGGCGCCCACGCGGCGGAGATCTCCGGGCTCGGGTACTGCCTGCACCACGGTCggctcgccgacgccggcgacatGTGCGAGGCCTGCCTGTCTTCTTCCAAGGAGGAGAGCATAAAAGATGCAGGGGAGGAGAGCGCCACGGTGTGCTCTTGCTGCTACGCCGTTGTGAAAACCTCCTCGCGCGAGCTGCCGGATAAAGGACAAGGCCAATCGGAGGAGAAGACAACCGAAGAAGACAGAAACCAAGGGTATGTTCCATTGGCTCAAGAAGAGCACGGCGAAGAAGAAGACCAAGGATATGTTATTTTGGCTCAAGAGGAGCACGACGAGGAAAACGAAGAAGAGCATGGAGAATTTCAGGAGGAAGAGCGGCAAGAAGAGGTGGACGATAAAGACGAGCAAGAGGAGAAGATGGCCGCCGTCCAGGACGAGTCCTTGGAAGTCATGGCTGTCGGAGAAGAGatcgagctcgacggcgagcgCTTGCTGTCGGTGGCAGCCATCGATGAGATGACAATCGCCGACGAGTCAGGTTTGCATCAGGCGTGCTGTGAAAAGGAGAAAGAAATGGACCATATCGACGGCGAGCACGAGTTGAGAGATCTTGATATCGGAGTTGTTCTTGAGGAGAAGAGGATGTTGGATTCTTCGGCTGCAACGGCGGATGTCGCGATTGAGGACGACTTTGTTGTGCCCGTTCCTTGTGCAGAGCCTGTCACAAGCCCACCTGATCCTCATGAGAATATCATCCCCCACGATGATGAATTGGTTATTGAAGATGTTGCTCAAATTGGAGATGCCACTGCTGAAGAAGAAAcagttgaagaagaagaagttgagacagctgaagaagaagaaattgtTGTGCCCGAAG TCACTGAAGCAGTTCCTGAAGATGACAACAGATCAGCAGAGGTGGACACTAACTGTGAGGTATCAATCGGAAGTGAGATATGCGAACGGGAGCAAGATGACCATGTCGTGCCGTTTCATGAATCAGCAGAGTTTGAGGAGCCAACTGATCCATTGGCGTACCCAGATGAGCAGCCACTGCCATTGGAAAGTCTCCATGAAACAGACCCAACTGCGCAAG AAGCAAGTGAAACcgaacaggaggaggaggcgacggcgagccagAGATTAGACCAGCCACCAAACGAACAGAACGAGGTTGAAGACGACAAGGCACCTGAGACACCGACCTACAGCGTTGCCACACAAATCTCAGACAAAAAGTTTTTGCTTGAGAGGAAACGGTCACTATCCTTATCTTTGGACGGGAGTGTGGCAAGCGAGATGGAGTTGTCCGAGCCTTCCACCGTTGATCAGCTGAAATCGGCGCTGCAAGCGGAGCGAAAGGCACTCAGCGCATTGTACTCCGAGCTTGAGGAAGAGAGGAGCGCCGCTGCCATCGCGACCAACCAGACTATGGCAATGATCAACAGGTTGCAGGAAGAGAAGGCAGCAATGCAGATGGAGGCTCTGCAATACCAACGGATGATGGAGGAGCAGTCGGAGTACGACCAGGAGGCGCTGCAGTTGCTGAACGAGTTGGTcaccaagagggagagggagaagcaGGAACTGGAGAGGGAGCTGGATATGTGCAGGCAGAAGGTGCTACACTACGAGgacaaggagaggaggagaatggCAAGCTTCAAGGCTAACGGGCATAGCCCCAATGGTAATGGCACTTCTGTGTCATCCAGTGGTGAGGACAGTGACGGGCACTCCGATGAATACTGCGAACTAGGTGAGTCCCCGGATGGCAGCAATCTTCAGAGCCCGTCTCATGCTGCTTTTAGCCCCAGGACAGatcaagaaaacaagaaacatctgGTGGCTCTTGATGACTCCTTGACGTACTTTGAGATGGAAAGGCTATCTATCTTGGAAGAGCTCAAGACATTGGAGGAGAGGCTCTTCACATTGGAAGATGATGACATCAACGACACCAGTGCTGCTGTGGGCCGATCTTCAGATGAATATGAACTGTCGGCTGACGGTCTCCATTCTCCGGGAAATGGTGATATCACCAGTGACAAGGCAAAGTTTGAAGGTCGAAATTCTATTTGCAGGGGAAAGAGTCTTCTTCCTCTATTCGATGCAGCTGGAGATGAGAGCAGTGATCAGACACCATCTGCAAGGGTTGGGGATGTGCAAGTTGATAATTCGACAAAACCGGTTTCTGTGCTTGTAAAAGAACAGGAGAGGCTGGCAATAATAGAGGAGGTTGATCATGTATACGAGAGACTGCAAGCACTAGAGGCAGACAAGGAGTTCCTCAGGCACTGCATCAAGTCCCTGAAGAAAGGTGACAGGGGCATGGACCTTCTTCAAGAGATCTTGCAGCATCTTCGCGAACTCCGGAGCGTGGAACTTCATGTTAAGCATGCTGGTGATGCCCTTGCTGCAAATTCAGCATAG